From Candidatus Cybelea sp., one genomic window encodes:
- a CDS encoding antibiotic biosynthesis monooxygenase: MSEQFPNDETNGGPRAVVHIWSAALDPDKSEELASRVTDLLRHVTTEMEGFIEGRVFQADDGTSVTVMSTWKTRHLWANALWDERVDRILESVTGSEVLDVMCYERSHVFISNA, encoded by the coding sequence ATGAGCGAGCAGTTCCCAAATGACGAAACAAACGGCGGACCGCGCGCGGTCGTTCATATCTGGTCTGCGGCGCTCGATCCCGACAAGAGTGAGGAGCTAGCGTCGCGCGTGACCGATCTCTTGCGACACGTCACGACCGAAATGGAAGGTTTCATTGAGGGCCGAGTTTTCCAGGCGGACGACGGGACGAGCGTGACCGTCATGTCGACGTGGAAGACGCGTCACCTCTGGGCCAATGCGCTATGGGACGAAAGGGTCGACCGTATCCTGGAGTCGGTCACCGGCTCCGAAGTGCTCGACGTAATGTGCTACGAGCGCTCTCACGTCTTCATAAGCAACGCTTAG
- a CDS encoding MFS transporter encodes MSPRVRATSVFASRAFRRYFVGQAFSYVGDGLRMLSVPLLAYHLTHSALSTGTALICEVAPFSVFSLVGGSLADRLDRRKLMIGCDAVRFAVMAIFAVTYALHVLTLPMIYSGLVIMSICAAGFLGGQSSSIPYLLGKEKMTKAMAVLIAAENGSNLITPAIGGAIFAYFGPLPALTVNAVTYLASQVSLAWIPSLGPERVTGLPSLRNLVADIKLGYRQLWGDLGMRAQALVAFTFNVFGFGCYAILIPFLKKGFDATDQQVGIFFGLSALGAVVGASLAARFAERWPFGRALVVAYLLDAAFFLPVVLVSNIWLAAFFWSTSNAIANFEIAQILGFRMRVAPEEMVGRVMGAVRLLVLGGMAPGILIFGWVADHHSPHTAMWIATLGYFVAAVGAALTPAIRNEAR; translated from the coding sequence ATGAGCCCGCGGGTCCGGGCGACGAGCGTTTTCGCCTCGCGCGCCTTTCGGCGATACTTTGTGGGCCAAGCCTTCAGCTACGTCGGCGACGGTCTGCGCATGCTCTCCGTTCCGCTGCTGGCCTACCACCTCACGCACTCCGCCCTCTCCACCGGCACGGCGCTGATCTGTGAGGTCGCGCCATTTTCGGTCTTTTCGCTCGTCGGCGGATCGCTTGCCGACCGCCTCGACCGGCGCAAGCTCATGATCGGCTGCGATGCGGTGCGATTCGCCGTAATGGCGATCTTCGCCGTCACCTATGCGCTGCATGTCCTGACGCTGCCGATGATCTACTCGGGGCTCGTGATCATGTCGATCTGCGCGGCCGGCTTTCTGGGCGGCCAGTCGTCGAGCATTCCGTATCTGCTCGGAAAAGAGAAAATGACCAAAGCGATGGCGGTGCTCATCGCCGCGGAGAACGGCTCAAACCTGATCACGCCGGCGATCGGCGGCGCGATCTTTGCCTACTTCGGGCCGTTGCCCGCGCTGACGGTCAACGCGGTGACCTACCTTGCCTCGCAGGTCTCGCTCGCCTGGATTCCTTCGCTGGGCCCCGAACGAGTGACCGGTCTGCCGTCGCTGCGCAATCTCGTCGCCGATATCAAGCTTGGCTATCGTCAGTTGTGGGGCGACCTCGGAATGCGCGCGCAAGCACTGGTCGCTTTTACTTTCAATGTATTCGGTTTTGGCTGCTACGCCATTCTGATTCCGTTTCTCAAGAAAGGCTTCGATGCGACCGATCAGCAGGTCGGCATCTTTTTCGGCCTCTCGGCGCTGGGCGCGGTGGTCGGCGCGTCGCTGGCGGCACGGTTTGCGGAGCGCTGGCCGTTCGGGCGGGCGCTGGTCGTCGCGTATCTCCTCGACGCCGCGTTCTTCTTGCCGGTCGTCCTGGTCTCGAACATTTGGCTGGCGGCATTCTTCTGGTCGACCTCCAACGCAATCGCGAATTTCGAGATCGCGCAGATCCTCGGCTTCCGCATGCGCGTTGCGCCCGAGGAGATGGTCGGCCGCGTGATGGGCGCAGTGCGGCTCCTCGTCCTTGGCGGAATGGCCCCGGGCATCCTGATCTTCGGGTGGGTCGCGGACCACCACTCGCCGCATACGGCGATGTGGATCGCGACGCTCGGGTATTTCGTCGCCGCCGTCGGTGCCGCGCTCACGCCGGCGATTCGCAACGAAGCTCGCTAG
- the mtnA gene encoding S-methyl-5-thioribose-1-phosphate isomerase, which yields MEAFVPVAWDGDAVLYLDQRLLPREVRYERARTAAELEAAIRSLAVRGAPCIGVFAAYGIAALRQGITGDEEFFAAAQRVRRSRPTAVNLAWAVDRVLAAPDPLAEARAIHEEQIAIDALIGENGLELVPKNARILTICDTGPLATAGGGTAAGVIIAAQRAGKKPRAYTCETRPLLQGARLSYLELRQAGVDTTLIVDSAAAITMKQRAIDLVIVGADRIASNGDTANKIGTYALAILAAHFGIPFYVAAPRSTFDFSIRSGEQIPIEERSADEVTSFREARVASEEANVYNPAFDVTPGHLIAAFVTECGSVAPPYVESIPDLELRPRVEVLRISR from the coding sequence TTGGAAGCGTTCGTTCCGGTCGCGTGGGACGGCGACGCGGTTCTCTACCTCGACCAGCGTCTGCTCCCCCGAGAGGTTCGTTACGAGCGCGCGCGCACCGCTGCGGAGCTCGAAGCGGCTATTCGGAGCCTCGCGGTGCGCGGTGCGCCGTGTATCGGCGTCTTTGCCGCTTACGGCATCGCCGCGCTGCGTCAGGGCATCACCGGCGACGAGGAGTTTTTTGCCGCCGCGCAGCGCGTGCGCCGCTCGCGGCCGACCGCGGTCAACCTCGCCTGGGCCGTCGACCGCGTCCTGGCTGCGCCCGATCCATTGGCCGAAGCCCGCGCGATTCACGAGGAGCAGATCGCGATCGACGCGCTTATCGGAGAGAACGGTTTGGAGCTCGTCCCCAAGAACGCGCGGATCCTGACGATTTGCGATACCGGACCGTTGGCGACGGCCGGCGGCGGCACGGCCGCGGGCGTCATCATCGCGGCGCAGCGCGCCGGGAAGAAGCCGCGCGCGTACACGTGCGAGACGCGTCCGCTGCTGCAAGGCGCGCGCCTGAGCTACCTCGAGTTACGCCAAGCGGGCGTCGATACGACCCTGATCGTCGATTCGGCGGCGGCGATCACGATGAAGCAGCGCGCAATCGACCTGGTGATCGTGGGCGCCGACCGAATCGCTTCGAACGGCGATACGGCCAATAAAATCGGCACCTACGCGCTCGCGATCCTCGCGGCTCACTTCGGCATTCCGTTCTACGTCGCCGCGCCGCGGTCGACGTTCGACTTTTCGATTCGCAGCGGCGAGCAGATTCCAATCGAAGAGCGATCGGCGGACGAAGTAACCAGCTTCCGCGAGGCACGCGTCGCTTCGGAGGAGGCGAACGTCTACAACCCGGCCTTCGACGTGACGCCGGGGCATCTGATCGCGGCCTTCGTTACCGAATGCGGCAGCGTTGCGCCGCCATACGTCGAATCGATCCCCGATCTCGAACTGCGGCCGCGCGTTGAAGTTCTACGAATTTCTCGATAA
- the ribH gene encoding 6,7-dimethyl-8-ribityllumazine synthase gives MKSGSPSQNTKPDCAGRRFGILAARFYVEIADGLVDGARRALRDCGVRDEDVSLYDVPGCFELPLACKNLIEAERFDALIALGAVVRGETPHFEFVAGECARGIMNVSLQSGTPIGFGVLTTETLAQAQERAAPSGGDKGYSAALAAASMLTLTAGAPRAGFRS, from the coding sequence GTGAAGTCCGGCTCGCCATCGCAAAACACAAAGCCCGACTGCGCGGGACGGCGCTTCGGCATCCTCGCCGCACGCTTTTACGTCGAGATCGCCGATGGGCTCGTCGACGGGGCGCGCCGCGCCTTGCGGGACTGCGGCGTCCGCGACGAAGACGTCAGCCTCTACGACGTGCCGGGCTGTTTTGAGCTGCCGCTCGCATGCAAAAACCTGATCGAAGCGGAGCGTTTCGACGCGCTGATTGCGCTGGGTGCGGTCGTACGTGGCGAGACGCCGCACTTCGAGTTCGTTGCCGGTGAGTGCGCGCGCGGCATCATGAACGTCTCGCTGCAGAGCGGAACGCCGATCGGCTTCGGGGTGCTGACGACCGAAACGCTCGCGCAGGCGCAGGAGCGCGCGGCCCCTTCGGGCGGAGATAAAGGCTACAGCGCCGCGCTTGCTGCGGCCTCGATGCTTACGCTGACGGCCGGCGCGCCGCGCGCCGGCTTCCGAAGCTAG
- a CDS encoding bifunctional 3,4-dihydroxy-2-butanone-4-phosphate synthase/GTP cyclohydrolase II: MSGFADVLNSAMDEAHLTAAELAENAGLTESAISLLRAGRREPTYRTLRRLIAVLPALAGELEARPNPFDSIEAAIADVRSGKMVVVLDDEDRENEGDLVMSAQMVTPEAINFMRKHAGGLICVPMAGARLDELHIPQMVRENTAVHETAFTVSVEARGMTTTGISAHDRAATIKRLLDPEAKSADFLRPGHTFPLRARDGGVLVRAGQTEAAVDLARLAGLYPAGVICEIMADDGTMERLEGLRSYADRHSLKLITVKDLIAYRMRTEKLVQKIAEFELPTVFGTFSGIAYNTTIDENTHVALLMGDVHDGREILVRVHSECMTGDALHSIRCDCAAQRDAAMELIAREGRGVFLYLRQEGRGIGLANKLRAYELQDRGADTVEANIALGLPIDKRDYGIGSQILADLGVREMRLVTNNPKKIFGLEGYGLKIVGRTPLQTTPTAHNKHYIDTKRAKLGHMFDEVAVS; encoded by the coding sequence ATGAGCGGCTTTGCAGATGTTCTGAACTCGGCGATGGACGAGGCGCACCTCACGGCGGCCGAGCTGGCGGAGAATGCCGGACTCACCGAGTCGGCGATCTCGCTGCTGCGGGCCGGCCGGCGCGAACCAACCTATCGGACGCTCCGGCGGCTGATCGCGGTGCTGCCGGCCTTGGCCGGCGAGCTCGAGGCTCGGCCCAACCCGTTCGATTCGATCGAGGCGGCCATTGCCGACGTGCGATCCGGCAAGATGGTCGTCGTGCTTGATGACGAGGATCGCGAGAACGAAGGCGATCTCGTGATGTCCGCCCAGATGGTAACGCCTGAGGCGATCAACTTCATGCGCAAGCACGCCGGGGGCCTGATCTGCGTGCCGATGGCCGGTGCGCGGCTCGACGAGCTGCACATTCCACAGATGGTTCGCGAGAACACCGCCGTCCACGAGACCGCCTTCACGGTCTCGGTCGAGGCGCGCGGCATGACGACGACTGGTATCTCCGCGCACGATCGTGCCGCGACCATCAAACGACTGCTCGATCCTGAAGCAAAGTCGGCCGACTTCTTGCGGCCCGGGCACACCTTTCCGCTGCGCGCGCGTGACGGCGGCGTCCTGGTGCGGGCCGGACAGACCGAAGCCGCCGTCGATTTGGCGCGGCTCGCCGGCCTTTACCCGGCCGGCGTCATCTGCGAGATCATGGCCGACGACGGGACGATGGAACGGCTGGAGGGGCTGCGTTCCTACGCCGACCGGCATTCGCTCAAGCTGATCACCGTCAAAGATCTCATCGCCTACCGCATGCGCACCGAAAAGCTCGTGCAGAAGATCGCGGAGTTCGAACTGCCGACGGTCTTCGGAACGTTCAGCGGCATCGCGTACAACACGACGATCGACGAAAACACCCACGTGGCGCTCCTGATGGGCGACGTCCACGACGGTAGAGAGATTCTCGTGCGCGTCCACTCCGAGTGTATGACGGGCGACGCCCTGCACTCGATCCGCTGCGACTGCGCGGCGCAGCGCGACGCGGCGATGGAACTGATCGCCCGCGAGGGGCGCGGCGTCTTCCTGTATTTGCGGCAAGAGGGACGCGGCATCGGCCTTGCCAACAAGCTGCGGGCCTATGAACTCCAGGACCGCGGCGCCGACACGGTTGAGGCGAACATCGCGCTCGGTCTGCCGATCGATAAGCGCGACTACGGAATCGGCTCGCAGATCCTCGCCGATCTCGGCGTGAGAGAGATGCGTCTGGTTACGAACAACCCGAAGAAGATCTTTGGCCTCGAAGGCTATGGCCTTAAAATCGTGGGTCGCACGCCGCTGCAGACCACTCCGACCGCGCACAACAAGCACTACATCGATACCAAGCGCGCGAAGCTCGGCCACATGTTCGATGAGGTTGCGGTCTCGTGA
- a CDS encoding TetR/AcrR family transcriptional regulator, with the protein MSRTPDDARRAELLDRAVDYVCRHGLADLSLRPLAKAVGSSPRVLLHYFESKENLVVEIVRQARARQQAMMVNLKLADVAPGEVARTLWREWSKPQWEAVTRLSFEVYALALQDRKRFPGYLDSSVNGWLRALESCAQVPGWGPREAQTLATILIAGFRGFLLDLLATHDRARIDRAVDRWLARIYAA; encoded by the coding sequence GTGTCGAGAACCCCGGACGACGCCCGGCGCGCCGAGCTGCTCGACCGTGCGGTGGATTACGTCTGCCGTCACGGGTTGGCCGACCTTTCGCTGCGTCCGCTGGCAAAGGCCGTCGGCTCGAGCCCTCGGGTCCTGCTCCACTATTTCGAATCGAAGGAGAATCTGGTTGTCGAGATCGTGCGGCAAGCCCGTGCCCGCCAACAAGCGATGATGGTCAACCTTAAACTCGCCGACGTGGCGCCGGGCGAAGTCGCACGCACGCTGTGGCGCGAGTGGAGCAAACCTCAGTGGGAGGCCGTTACGCGGCTTTCTTTTGAAGTGTACGCGTTGGCGCTGCAGGATCGCAAACGCTTTCCCGGTTATCTCGACAGCTCGGTCAATGGCTGGCTGCGCGCGCTCGAGAGCTGCGCGCAGGTTCCCGGCTGGGGGCCAAGGGAGGCGCAGACGCTAGCGACGATCTTGATCGCCGGCTTCCGCGGATTCTTGCTCGATCTGCTCGCCACGCACGATCGCGCGCGCATCGATCGCGCGGTCGATCGCTGGCTTGCGAGGATCTATGCAGCGTAG
- a CDS encoding TCR/Tet family MFS transporter, protein MQRRNGPRSAATIFIFVTVLLDMLTFGMIGPVLPKLIAGFVGNNYGHAAEIIGLFATVWALMQFFCSPLLGMLSDRIGRHPVILISNAVGVVDYAIMALAPNLWWLFAGRVLSGIASSNMSTASAYIADVTPPEKRAAAFGMVGSAFGLGFVLGPAIGGLVGTINPRLTFWAAAAFALINTLYGLFVLPESLPAQRRTPRIEWSRANPVGSLKLLRSHHELWGLTWVNFITYTAHEIFPTVWVIYCIAAFGWSTGSVGLTLALVGVVSAINQATAVRPVVAKLGERRVLLLSLAIAAAGLALMGVNNGYAFLVAAILISLPMYQASSQALMTRRVKPEEQGELQGALGSVRGLSMLIGPSIFTLTFAQFAGPWRSFGLIGAPWLLAAAMYTLSLFVASRATSRADDVVLPVEPVPPQYAESFET, encoded by the coding sequence ATGCAGCGTAGGAACGGGCCGCGCAGCGCTGCGACGATCTTTATCTTCGTCACCGTCCTGCTCGACATGCTGACGTTCGGCATGATCGGCCCGGTGCTTCCCAAGCTGATCGCCGGCTTCGTCGGCAACAACTACGGGCACGCCGCCGAGATCATCGGGCTCTTCGCGACCGTCTGGGCGCTGATGCAGTTCTTCTGCTCGCCGCTGCTGGGCATGCTCTCCGATCGCATCGGGCGCCACCCGGTTATCTTGATATCGAACGCGGTCGGCGTCGTCGATTATGCGATCATGGCGTTAGCGCCGAATCTCTGGTGGCTCTTCGCCGGCCGCGTGCTCTCCGGCATCGCGTCGTCGAATATGTCGACGGCAAGCGCGTACATCGCCGACGTCACGCCGCCGGAAAAGCGCGCCGCCGCCTTCGGCATGGTCGGCAGCGCCTTCGGTTTGGGATTCGTGCTCGGTCCGGCGATCGGCGGCCTTGTCGGAACGATCAACCCCCGCCTGACGTTCTGGGCGGCCGCGGCGTTTGCACTGATCAACACGCTCTACGGTCTCTTCGTGCTGCCGGAATCGCTGCCCGCGCAGCGGCGCACGCCGCGAATCGAATGGTCGCGCGCCAATCCGGTGGGAAGCCTGAAGCTGCTGCGCTCGCATCACGAGCTCTGGGGCCTCACGTGGGTGAACTTCATCACCTACACCGCGCACGAAATCTTTCCGACGGTCTGGGTGATCTACTGCATCGCCGCCTTCGGCTGGAGCACGGGAAGCGTCGGACTCACGCTGGCGCTGGTCGGCGTCGTCTCCGCGATCAACCAAGCAACGGCGGTCCGTCCCGTCGTCGCCAAACTCGGCGAACGCCGCGTGCTCCTCTTGAGCCTCGCGATCGCCGCAGCGGGCCTCGCCCTGATGGGGGTGAACAACGGCTACGCGTTCTTAGTCGCCGCGATTCTCATCTCGCTGCCGATGTACCAAGCCTCGTCGCAAGCGCTGATGACGCGCCGCGTAAAACCCGAAGAGCAGGGAGAGCTGCAGGGTGCGCTCGGCTCGGTGCGCGGCCTTTCGATGCTGATCGGCCCGTCGATCTTCACCCTGACCTTCGCCCAGTTTGCCGGGCCGTGGCGATCGTTCGGCCTCATCGGCGCGCCGTGGCTGCTCGCCGCAGCGATGTACACGCTCTCCTTGTTCGTCGC